The proteins below are encoded in one region of Brassica napus cultivar Da-Ae chromosome A6, Da-Ae, whole genome shotgun sequence:
- the LOC106376236 gene encoding NAC domain-containing protein 7-like isoform X3, translating into MNSFSLVPPGFRFHPTDEELVDYYLRKKVASNRIEIDFIKDIDLYKIEPWDLQELCKIGHEEQSDWYFFSHKDKKYPTGTRTNRATKVGFWKATGRDKAIYLRHSLIGMRKTLVFYKGRAPNGQKSDWIMHEYRLETDENGTPQEEGWVVCRVFKKRLAAVRRMGDYDSSPSHWYGDQLSFMASELETNGPRRILPNQQQHHQYEHQQQLPYGLNASAYILNNPNLQCKQELELQYNHLQSNLAHEEQINQGNQSFSSLYMNSGNEQAMDQVTDWRVLDKFVASQLSNEDAATTSASLQNNAKDTSNVECQVDEEKDQKRVSDMGDEYAASTSSSCQIDLWK; encoded by the exons ATGAATTCATTTTCCCTCGTTCCTCCGGGTTTTAGATTTCACCCAACAGATGAAGAACTTGTCGACTACTACCTAAGAAAAAAAGTTGCATCAAACAGAATAGAAATCGATTTTATCAAGGACATTGATCTTTACAAGATTGAGCCATGGGATCTTCAAG AGTTGTGCAAAATTGGGCATGAAGAGCAGAGTGATTGGTACTTCTTTAGCCATAAAGACAAGAAGTATCCCACAGGGACTCGAACCAACAGAGCAACAAAAGTAGGGTTTTGGAAAGCCACTGGAAGAGATAAGGCTATATACTTGAGGCATAGTCTTATTGGTATGAGGAAAACACTTGTGTTTTACAAGGGAAGAGCCCCAAATGGACAAAAATCCGATTGGATCATGCATGAATACCGCTTAGAAACTGATGAAAATGGAACTCCTCAG GAAGAAGGATGGGTCGTGTGTAGGGTTTTCAAGAAGAGACTAGCTGCAGTTAGACGAATGGGAGATTATGACTCATCGCCTTCACATTGGTATGGAGATCAGCTCTCTTTTATGGCCTCTGAGCTCGAGACAAACGGGCCACGGCGGATTCTCCCCAATCAGCAGCAGCACCACCAGTACGAGCACCAACAGCAGTTACCATATGGCCTCAATGCATCTGCTTACATTCTCAATAATCCTAACTTGCAATGCAAGCAAGAGCTAGAGCTACAATACAACCACCTG CAGTCAAATCTCGCACATGAAGAGCAAATTAATCAAGGGAATCAGAGTTTCAGCTCTCTATACATGAATAGCGGGAACGAGCAAGCGATGGACCAAGTCACAGACTGGAGAGTTCTCGATAAATTTGTTGCTTCCCAGCTCAGCAACGAGGATGCGGCCACAACTTCTGCTTCTCTACAGAACAATGCTAAGGACACAAGCAACGTGGAGTGCCAAGTTGATGAAGAAAAAGATCAGAAGAGGGTTTCAGACATGGGAGACGAATATGCCGCTTCTACATCTTCGAGTTGTCAGATTGATCTATGGAAGTAA
- the LOC106376236 gene encoding NAC domain-containing protein 7-like isoform X1, whose amino-acid sequence MILFPICLMLFSYKQVTNLSRRQRMNSFSLVPPGFRFHPTDEELVDYYLRKKVASNRIEIDFIKDIDLYKIEPWDLQELCKIGHEEQSDWYFFSHKDKKYPTGTRTNRATKVGFWKATGRDKAIYLRHSLIGMRKTLVFYKGRAPNGQKSDWIMHEYRLETDENGTPQEEGWVVCRVFKKRLAAVRRMGDYDSSPSHWYGDQLSFMASELETNGPRRILPNQQQHHQYEHQQQLPYGLNASAYILNNPNLQCKQELELQYNHLVQHDLLHESPLSVIQLPQLESPNIQQANCSNSLPYGTSNNDNNSSEIANLQQSNLAHEEQINQGNQSFSSLYMNSGNEQAMDQVTDWRVLDKFVASQLSNEDAATTSASLQNNAKDTSNVECQVDEEKDQKRVSDMGDEYAASTSSSCQIDLWK is encoded by the exons ATGATTTTATTTCCAATTTGTTTGATGCTATTTTCTTATAAGCAGGTTACTAATCTATCACGAAGACAAAGGATGAATTCATTTTCCCTCGTTCCTCCGGGTTTTAGATTTCACCCAACAGATGAAGAACTTGTCGACTACTACCTAAGAAAAAAAGTTGCATCAAACAGAATAGAAATCGATTTTATCAAGGACATTGATCTTTACAAGATTGAGCCATGGGATCTTCAAG AGTTGTGCAAAATTGGGCATGAAGAGCAGAGTGATTGGTACTTCTTTAGCCATAAAGACAAGAAGTATCCCACAGGGACTCGAACCAACAGAGCAACAAAAGTAGGGTTTTGGAAAGCCACTGGAAGAGATAAGGCTATATACTTGAGGCATAGTCTTATTGGTATGAGGAAAACACTTGTGTTTTACAAGGGAAGAGCCCCAAATGGACAAAAATCCGATTGGATCATGCATGAATACCGCTTAGAAACTGATGAAAATGGAACTCCTCAG GAAGAAGGATGGGTCGTGTGTAGGGTTTTCAAGAAGAGACTAGCTGCAGTTAGACGAATGGGAGATTATGACTCATCGCCTTCACATTGGTATGGAGATCAGCTCTCTTTTATGGCCTCTGAGCTCGAGACAAACGGGCCACGGCGGATTCTCCCCAATCAGCAGCAGCACCACCAGTACGAGCACCAACAGCAGTTACCATATGGCCTCAATGCATCTGCTTACATTCTCAATAATCCTAACTTGCAATGCAAGCAAGAGCTAGAGCTACAATACAACCACCTGGTACAACATGATCTTCTTCATGAATCCCCTTTATCAGTAATTCAACTTCCTCAGCTTGAAAGCCCTAATATCCAACAAGCTAATTGTAGCAACTCTCTTCCTTACGGAACAAGCAACAACGATAATAACTCGAGTGAGATTGCTAACTTGCAGCAGTCAAATCTCGCACATGAAGAGCAAATTAATCAAGGGAATCAGAGTTTCAGCTCTCTATACATGAATAGCGGGAACGAGCAAGCGATGGACCAAGTCACAGACTGGAGAGTTCTCGATAAATTTGTTGCTTCCCAGCTCAGCAACGAGGATGCGGCCACAACTTCTGCTTCTCTACAGAACAATGCTAAGGACACAAGCAACGTGGAGTGCCAAGTTGATGAAGAAAAAGATCAGAAGAGGGTTTCAGACATGGGAGACGAATATGCCGCTTCTACATCTTCGAGTTGTCAGATTGATCTATGGAAGTAA
- the LOC106376236 gene encoding NAC domain-containing protein 7-like isoform X2 produces the protein MNSFSLVPPGFRFHPTDEELVDYYLRKKVASNRIEIDFIKDIDLYKIEPWDLQELCKIGHEEQSDWYFFSHKDKKYPTGTRTNRATKVGFWKATGRDKAIYLRHSLIGMRKTLVFYKGRAPNGQKSDWIMHEYRLETDENGTPQEEGWVVCRVFKKRLAAVRRMGDYDSSPSHWYGDQLSFMASELETNGPRRILPNQQQHHQYEHQQQLPYGLNASAYILNNPNLQCKQELELQYNHLVQHDLLHESPLSVIQLPQLESPNIQQANCSNSLPYGTSNNDNNSSEIANLQQSNLAHEEQINQGNQSFSSLYMNSGNEQAMDQVTDWRVLDKFVASQLSNEDAATTSASLQNNAKDTSNVECQVDEEKDQKRVSDMGDEYAASTSSSCQIDLWK, from the exons ATGAATTCATTTTCCCTCGTTCCTCCGGGTTTTAGATTTCACCCAACAGATGAAGAACTTGTCGACTACTACCTAAGAAAAAAAGTTGCATCAAACAGAATAGAAATCGATTTTATCAAGGACATTGATCTTTACAAGATTGAGCCATGGGATCTTCAAG AGTTGTGCAAAATTGGGCATGAAGAGCAGAGTGATTGGTACTTCTTTAGCCATAAAGACAAGAAGTATCCCACAGGGACTCGAACCAACAGAGCAACAAAAGTAGGGTTTTGGAAAGCCACTGGAAGAGATAAGGCTATATACTTGAGGCATAGTCTTATTGGTATGAGGAAAACACTTGTGTTTTACAAGGGAAGAGCCCCAAATGGACAAAAATCCGATTGGATCATGCATGAATACCGCTTAGAAACTGATGAAAATGGAACTCCTCAG GAAGAAGGATGGGTCGTGTGTAGGGTTTTCAAGAAGAGACTAGCTGCAGTTAGACGAATGGGAGATTATGACTCATCGCCTTCACATTGGTATGGAGATCAGCTCTCTTTTATGGCCTCTGAGCTCGAGACAAACGGGCCACGGCGGATTCTCCCCAATCAGCAGCAGCACCACCAGTACGAGCACCAACAGCAGTTACCATATGGCCTCAATGCATCTGCTTACATTCTCAATAATCCTAACTTGCAATGCAAGCAAGAGCTAGAGCTACAATACAACCACCTGGTACAACATGATCTTCTTCATGAATCCCCTTTATCAGTAATTCAACTTCCTCAGCTTGAAAGCCCTAATATCCAACAAGCTAATTGTAGCAACTCTCTTCCTTACGGAACAAGCAACAACGATAATAACTCGAGTGAGATTGCTAACTTGCAGCAGTCAAATCTCGCACATGAAGAGCAAATTAATCAAGGGAATCAGAGTTTCAGCTCTCTATACATGAATAGCGGGAACGAGCAAGCGATGGACCAAGTCACAGACTGGAGAGTTCTCGATAAATTTGTTGCTTCCCAGCTCAGCAACGAGGATGCGGCCACAACTTCTGCTTCTCTACAGAACAATGCTAAGGACACAAGCAACGTGGAGTGCCAAGTTGATGAAGAAAAAGATCAGAAGAGGGTTTCAGACATGGGAGACGAATATGCCGCTTCTACATCTTCGAGTTGTCAGATTGATCTATGGAAGTAA